GTTCGTCCGCAGATCGTACACCCACAGCTTGTTCGTCCACGCCTGCTCCTGGGCTGGCTTCTTGTCGAAAAACAGCACGTTGGCCTTCACGCCCTGGGCGTAGAAGATGCCGGTGGGCAGGCGCAGCAGCGTGTGCACGTCGCACTGCTGCAGCAGGTTCCGCCGCACGGTCTCGCCGGCCCCACCCTCGAACAGCACGTTGTCCGGCACGACGATGGCACACCGCCCATGCTGCTTGAGCAGCGTGTGCACGTGCTGGAGAAAGTTCAACTGCTTGTTCTTCGTCGTCACCCAGAAGTCCTGCCGTTCGTAGGCGTGGTCTTCTTTCTCCACGTCGCCTACCTCATTGACGAAGCTGACGCTACTCTTTTTGCCGAACGGTGGGTTGGTCAGCACCATGCTGAACCGGTCGCCAGGATCGCTGGCCAGCGCGTCGACGCCAGAGCGCAGCGGGCACGGGTCGGCGTTGATGCCGTGCAGGTACAGGTTCATCACCCCGAGGCGGGCCGTATTGGGCACCAGCTCCCAGCCGTGCACGAAATCACGGCGCAGGTGTTTCTTCTGATCCGGGTCGAGGTCGCTGCCGTGTTGCTTCACGACGTAATCGTGCGCCGCCAGCAGAAAGCCGCCCGTGCCGCAAGCTGGATCGCAGACCGTGTCGTCCGGCCCCGGCTGCATCACGTCCACAATCGCCTGGATCAGCGGTCGCGGCGTGAAATACTGCCCCGCCCCCTTGGGCGACTCGGCGGCGCTGCGGGCCAGCAGCCCCTCGTAGATGTCGCCTTTCACATCCGCGTCCATCGGCAGCCACTGCTCGGCCCCGATCAGGTCCACGATCAACCGCTTGAGCGTGGCCGGGTTCTGAATCTCCTGCCGGGCCTTTTTGAAGATTTCCCCCAGCATCCCGCTC
Above is a window of Phycisphaerales bacterium AB-hyl4 DNA encoding:
- a CDS encoding N-6 DNA methylase, producing MSTNNGNGSQHIVNKAWSYAHVLRDDGLSYMAYTEQITFLLFLKMAHEQTQPPYNRKPIVPAKLGWASLLAKDGDELEVHYRHVLEELGRQSGMLGEIFKKARQEIQNPATLKRLIVDLIGAEQWLPMDADVKGDIYEGLLARSAAESPKGAGQYFTPRPLIQAIVDVMQPGPDDTVCDPACGTGGFLLAAHDYVVKQHGSDLDPDQKKHLRRDFVHGWELVPNTARLGVMNLYLHGINADPCPLRSGVDALASDPGDRFSMVLTNPPFGKKSSVSFVNEVGDVEKEDHAYERQDFWVTTKNKQLNFLQHVHTLLKQHGRCAIVVPDNVLFEGGAGETVRRNLLQQCDVHTLLRLPTGIFYAQGVKANVLFFDKKPAQEQAWTNKLWVYDLRTNMHFTQKTNPLRREHIDKFVKCFNPANRHKRKATWSEKTPEGRWRSYSYDELIKRDKANLDIFWLRDRSLEDSEDLPEPDVLAQEIADDLQTALEQFSSISGELNSRK